From a region of the Synchiropus splendidus isolate RoL2022-P1 chromosome 12, RoL_Sspl_1.0, whole genome shotgun sequence genome:
- the c12h1orf131 gene encoding uncharacterized protein C1orf131 homolog, which produces MYGNKNGGGEEDQLFLERVLEKLYDFGNGSKKKQKKSKRTQREGEEEEDEAPPGCGGQTAPSAQLRQVEVVTFQDPTKRQRSREPPVTQTAAVTSGGPPEDLTLEKARLEVHRFGISGYRKEQQRVFEQDRAIMLGARPPKRQYTNYKVLQQQIKEKKQRSREEVDPDLKKTRKKRKSHRDKKASAGSDSAPTGQMGRFKNGMLILSSQEIQKVKGKPGSR; this is translated from the exons ATGTACGGAAACAAGAATGGAGGGGGCGAGGAGGACCAGCTGTTTCTGGAGCGAGTTTTGGAGAAGTTGTACGACtttg GAAACGGGTCgaaaaagaagcagaagaagagcaaACGGACACAGcgtgagggggaggaggaggaggatgaagctcCGCCTGGGTGCGGAGGACAGACAG CGCCGTCCGCCCAGCTGCGGCAGGTGGAGGTCGTGACCTTCCAGGACCCCACCAAGaggcagaggagcagagagcCGCCAGTG ACGCAGACAGCCGCAGTGACGTCCGGCGGGCCGCCTGAAGACCTCACCCTGGAGAAG GCTCGGCTAGAGGTCCATCGCTTCGGCATCAGCGGCTACAGGAAGGAGCAGCAGCGGGTGTTTGAGCAGGATCGGGCCATCATGCTGGGAGCTCGG CCCCCGAAGAGGCAGTACACCAACTACAAGGTTCTTCAGCAGCAGATcaaagagaagaagcagaggtcCAGAGAAGAAGTGGATCCG GACCTGAAGAAgacgaggaagaagaggaagagtcaCAG GGACAAGAAGGCGTCTGCTGGCTCTGACTCTGCGCCCACGGGTCAGATGGGCCGCTTCAAGAACGGCATGCTGATCCTGAGCTCGCAGGAGATCCAGAAGGTCAAGGGCAAGCCGGGAAGCAG gtga
- the LOC128768041 gene encoding E3 ubiquitin-protein ligase TRIM9 isoform X1, with translation MEEELKCPVCGSLFREPLLLPCSHNICLACARNISVQTPDAEAPAQTRAPGSDYDSLDPDKMSVYSETDSGYGSYTPCQLKSPNGVRVFPPALGSRHCSLTCPLCHRSVSLDERGLRGFPRNRLLEAIVGRYRQSRAAANPNSSSGASTPKCQLCDRGPADATLMCEQCDVFYCDACQRRCHPSRGPLAKHRLVPPPPPSPSAPLPPAAARKPATCVEHDAESLSVFCCSCRAPVCVRCLEDGRHATHDVRPLPAMWKQHKVQLSQALNGVSDKAKDAKEFLVQLKNMLQQIQENGVEFEACLVAQCDSLIEALTRQKAKLMTKVTKEKEHKLKVVRDQITHCTMKLRQTTGMMEFCLEVLKENDPSGFLQISDALIKRVVSSQDQWVKGALQPKVGPDFDLTLNTDSLLQTILLLDFCQGKDGPDKPVVEDPAADGTEAQLEAESVEADSGPPVPAAPLLQLEKCCSGNNSATLAWRVTGSPTHPIEGYILELDDGNGGQYREVYVGKETLCTVDGLHFNSSYKARVKAYNAAGVGPYSKTVVLQTSDVAWFTFDPTSAHRDMVLTNENQTVSCNSYDDRVVLGTAAFSKGVHYWEVCIERYDNHPDPAFGVARINTVKDMMLGKDDKAWAMYVDNNRSWFMHNNSHTNRAEGGIAKGSTVGVLLDLTKHTLTFYINKVQHGPTAFENLDGVFLPAVSLNRNVQVTLLTGLEVPKNIKP, from the exons ATGGAGGAAGAGCTCAAGTGTCCGGTGTGCGGCTCTCTGTTCCGcgagccgctgctgctgccctgCTCCCACAACATCTGCCTGGCGTGCGCGCGCAACATCAGCGTGCAGACCCCGGACGCAGAGGCTCCCGCGCAGACGCGCGCGCCCGGCTCGGACTACGACTCCCTGGACCCGGACAAGATGAGTGTGTACAGCGAGACGGACAGCGGCTACGGGTCCTACACGCCATGCCAGCTCAAGTCCCCCAACGGGGTCCGGGTGTTCCCACCCGCGCTGGGCTCGCGCCACTGCTCCCTCACCTGCCCGCTCTGCCACCGCAGCGTCTCCCTGGACGAGCGCGGGCTGCGGGGCTTCCCGCGGAACCGGCTGCTGGAGGCCATCGTCGGGCGCTACAGGCAGAGCCGCGCCGCCGCGAACCCGAACTCTTCCTCCGGCGCGTCCACGCCGAAGTGCCAACTGTGCGACCGCGGCCCGGCGGACGCTACGCTCATGTGCGAGCAGTGCGACGTCTTCTACTGCGACGCCTGCCAGCGACGGTGCCACCCGTCCCGCGGCCCGCTGGCCAAGCACCGCCtggtgccgccgccgccgccgagcCCGAGCGCGCCGCTGCCGCCCGCCGCCGCGCGGAAACCGGCCACTTGCGTGGAGCACGACGCGGAGAGCCTGAGCgtgttctgctgcagctgcagggctCCGGTGTGCGTCCGCTGCCTGGAGGACGGGCGCCACGCCACGCATGACGTCAGACCCCTGCCCGCCATGTGGAAGCAGCACAAG gtGCAGCTCTCGCAGGCGCTCAACGGCGTCTCAGACAAGGCCAAGGACGCTAAGGAGTTTCTGGTGCAGCTGAAGAACATGCTGCAGCAGATCCAG gaGAACGGCGTGGAGTTCGAGGCCTGTCTGGTGGCTCAGTGCGACTCGCTGATCGAGGCTCTGACCAGACAGAAGGCCAAGCTGATGACCAAGGTCACCAAGGAGAAGGAGCACAAGCTCAAG GTGGTGCGGGACCAGATCACCCACTGCACCATGAAGCTGCGGCAGACCACCGGCATGATGGAGTTCTGTCTGGAGGTGCTGAAGGAGAACGACCCCAGCGGCTTCCTCCAG ATCTCGGACGCCCTCATCAAGCGGGTGGTCTCGTCCCAGGACCAGTGGGTCAAAGGCGCCTTGCAGCCAAAGGTCGGGCCTGACTTTGACCTGACCCTCAACACGGACTCGCTGCTGCAGACCATCCTGCTGCTGGACTTCTGTCAGGGCAAAG ACGGGCCGGACAAACCTGTGGTGGAAGACCCGGCTGCAGACGGCACCGAGGCCCAGCTGGAGGCAGAGAGTGTGGAAG cAGACTCTGGACCTCCGGTGCCGGCGGctccgctgctgcagctggagaaaTGCTGCTCCGGGAACAACAGCGCCACCCTTGCCTGGAGGGTGACGGGGAGCCCTACCCACCCCATCGAGGGCTACATCCTGGAGCTGGACGATGGCAACGGGGGACAGTACCGG GAGGTCTACGTGGGGAAGGAGACGCTGTGCACGGTGGACGGACTCCACTTCAACAGCTCCTACAAGGCTCGCGTGAAAGCCTACAATGCCGCGGGGGTGGGTCCCTACAGCAAGACCGTGGTGCTGCAGACCTCCGACG TGGCGTGGTTCACCTTTGACCCCACCTCCGCCCACCGAGACATGGTCCTGACCAACGAGAACCAGACGGTGTCCTGCAACAGCTACGACGACCGAGTGGTTCTGGGGACGGCCGCCTTCTCCAAG GGCGTCCACTACTGGGAGGTCTGCATCGAACGCTACGACAACCACCCGGACCCGGCCTTCGGCGTGGCCCGCATCAACACGGTGAAGGACATGATGCTGGGGAAGGATGACAAGGCCTGGGCCATGTACGTGGACAACAACCGCTCCTGGTTCATGCACAACAACTCGCACACCAACAG GGCGGAGGGGGGCATCGCCAAGGGCTCCACCGTCGGCGTCCTGCTGGACCTCACCAAGCACACGCTGACCTTCTACATCAACAAGGTCCAGCACGGACCCACGGCCTTCGAGAACCTGGACGGCGTCTTCTTGCCTGCGGTCAGCCTCAACAGGAACGTGCAG GTCACCTTGCTCACGGGTCTGGAGGTTCCCAAGAACATCAAGCCGTAG
- the LOC128768041 gene encoding E3 ubiquitin-protein ligase TRIM9 isoform X4, whose amino-acid sequence MEEELKCPVCGSLFREPLLLPCSHNICLACARNISVQTPDAEAPAQTRAPGSDYDSLDPDKMSVYSETDSGYGSYTPCQLKSPNGVRVFPPALGSRHCSLTCPLCHRSVSLDERGLRGFPRNRLLEAIVGRYRQSRAAANPNSSSGASTPKCQLCDRGPADATLMCEQCDVFYCDACQRRCHPSRGPLAKHRLVPPPPPSPSAPLPPAAARKPATCVEHDAESLSVFCCSCRAPVCVRCLEDGRHATHDVRPLPAMWKQHKVQLSQALNGVSDKAKDAKEFLVQLKNMLQQIQENGVEFEACLVAQCDSLIEALTRQKAKLMTKVTKEKEHKLKVVRDQITHCTMKLRQTTGMMEFCLEVLKENDPSGFLQISDALIKRVVSSQDQWVKGALQPKVGPDFDLTLNTDSLLQTILLLDFCQGKDSGPPVPAAPLLQLEKCCSGNNSATLAWRVTGSPTHPIEGYILELDDGNGGQYREVYVGKETLCTVDGLHFNSSYKARVKAYNAAGVGPYSKTVVLQTSDVAWFTFDPTSAHRDMVLTNENQTVSCNSYDDRVVLGTAAFSKGVHYWEVCIERYDNHPDPAFGVARINTVKDMMLGKDDKAWAMYVDNNRSWFMHNNSHTNRAEGGIAKGSTVGVLLDLTKHTLTFYINKVQHGPTAFENLDGVFLPAVSLNRNVQVTLLTGLEVPKNIKP is encoded by the exons ATGGAGGAAGAGCTCAAGTGTCCGGTGTGCGGCTCTCTGTTCCGcgagccgctgctgctgccctgCTCCCACAACATCTGCCTGGCGTGCGCGCGCAACATCAGCGTGCAGACCCCGGACGCAGAGGCTCCCGCGCAGACGCGCGCGCCCGGCTCGGACTACGACTCCCTGGACCCGGACAAGATGAGTGTGTACAGCGAGACGGACAGCGGCTACGGGTCCTACACGCCATGCCAGCTCAAGTCCCCCAACGGGGTCCGGGTGTTCCCACCCGCGCTGGGCTCGCGCCACTGCTCCCTCACCTGCCCGCTCTGCCACCGCAGCGTCTCCCTGGACGAGCGCGGGCTGCGGGGCTTCCCGCGGAACCGGCTGCTGGAGGCCATCGTCGGGCGCTACAGGCAGAGCCGCGCCGCCGCGAACCCGAACTCTTCCTCCGGCGCGTCCACGCCGAAGTGCCAACTGTGCGACCGCGGCCCGGCGGACGCTACGCTCATGTGCGAGCAGTGCGACGTCTTCTACTGCGACGCCTGCCAGCGACGGTGCCACCCGTCCCGCGGCCCGCTGGCCAAGCACCGCCtggtgccgccgccgccgccgagcCCGAGCGCGCCGCTGCCGCCCGCCGCCGCGCGGAAACCGGCCACTTGCGTGGAGCACGACGCGGAGAGCCTGAGCgtgttctgctgcagctgcagggctCCGGTGTGCGTCCGCTGCCTGGAGGACGGGCGCCACGCCACGCATGACGTCAGACCCCTGCCCGCCATGTGGAAGCAGCACAAG gtGCAGCTCTCGCAGGCGCTCAACGGCGTCTCAGACAAGGCCAAGGACGCTAAGGAGTTTCTGGTGCAGCTGAAGAACATGCTGCAGCAGATCCAG gaGAACGGCGTGGAGTTCGAGGCCTGTCTGGTGGCTCAGTGCGACTCGCTGATCGAGGCTCTGACCAGACAGAAGGCCAAGCTGATGACCAAGGTCACCAAGGAGAAGGAGCACAAGCTCAAG GTGGTGCGGGACCAGATCACCCACTGCACCATGAAGCTGCGGCAGACCACCGGCATGATGGAGTTCTGTCTGGAGGTGCTGAAGGAGAACGACCCCAGCGGCTTCCTCCAG ATCTCGGACGCCCTCATCAAGCGGGTGGTCTCGTCCCAGGACCAGTGGGTCAAAGGCGCCTTGCAGCCAAAGGTCGGGCCTGACTTTGACCTGACCCTCAACACGGACTCGCTGCTGCAGACCATCCTGCTGCTGGACTTCTGTCAGGGCAAAG ACTCTGGACCTCCGGTGCCGGCGGctccgctgctgcagctggagaaaTGCTGCTCCGGGAACAACAGCGCCACCCTTGCCTGGAGGGTGACGGGGAGCCCTACCCACCCCATCGAGGGCTACATCCTGGAGCTGGACGATGGCAACGGGGGACAGTACCGG GAGGTCTACGTGGGGAAGGAGACGCTGTGCACGGTGGACGGACTCCACTTCAACAGCTCCTACAAGGCTCGCGTGAAAGCCTACAATGCCGCGGGGGTGGGTCCCTACAGCAAGACCGTGGTGCTGCAGACCTCCGACG TGGCGTGGTTCACCTTTGACCCCACCTCCGCCCACCGAGACATGGTCCTGACCAACGAGAACCAGACGGTGTCCTGCAACAGCTACGACGACCGAGTGGTTCTGGGGACGGCCGCCTTCTCCAAG GGCGTCCACTACTGGGAGGTCTGCATCGAACGCTACGACAACCACCCGGACCCGGCCTTCGGCGTGGCCCGCATCAACACGGTGAAGGACATGATGCTGGGGAAGGATGACAAGGCCTGGGCCATGTACGTGGACAACAACCGCTCCTGGTTCATGCACAACAACTCGCACACCAACAG GGCGGAGGGGGGCATCGCCAAGGGCTCCACCGTCGGCGTCCTGCTGGACCTCACCAAGCACACGCTGACCTTCTACATCAACAAGGTCCAGCACGGACCCACGGCCTTCGAGAACCTGGACGGCGTCTTCTTGCCTGCGGTCAGCCTCAACAGGAACGTGCAG GTCACCTTGCTCACGGGTCTGGAGGTTCCCAAGAACATCAAGCCGTAG
- the LOC128768041 gene encoding E3 ubiquitin-protein ligase TRIM9 isoform X2: MEEELKCPVCGSLFREPLLLPCSHNICLACARNISVQTPDAEAPAQTRAPGSDYDSLDPDKMSVYSETDSGYGSYTPCQLKSPNGVRVFPPALGSRHCSLTCPLCHRSVSLDERGLRGFPRNRLLEAIVGRYRQSRAAANPNSSSGASTPKCQLCDRGPADATLMCEQCDVFYCDACQRRCHPSRGPLAKHRLVPPPPPSPSAPLPPAAARKPATCVEHDAESLSVFCCSCRAPVCVRCLEDGRHATHDVRPLPAMWKQHKVQLSQALNGVSDKAKDAKEFLVQLKNMLQQIQENGVEFEACLVAQCDSLIEALTRQKAKLMTKVTKEKEHKLKVVRDQITHCTMKLRQTTGMMEFCLEVLKENDPSGFLQISDALIKRVVSSQDQWVKGALQPKVGPDFDLTLNTDSLLQTILLLDFCQGKDGPDKPVVEDPAADGTEAQLEAESVEDSGPPVPAAPLLQLEKCCSGNNSATLAWRVTGSPTHPIEGYILELDDGNGGQYREVYVGKETLCTVDGLHFNSSYKARVKAYNAAGVGPYSKTVVLQTSDVAWFTFDPTSAHRDMVLTNENQTVSCNSYDDRVVLGTAAFSKGVHYWEVCIERYDNHPDPAFGVARINTVKDMMLGKDDKAWAMYVDNNRSWFMHNNSHTNRAEGGIAKGSTVGVLLDLTKHTLTFYINKVQHGPTAFENLDGVFLPAVSLNRNVQVTLLTGLEVPKNIKP, translated from the exons ATGGAGGAAGAGCTCAAGTGTCCGGTGTGCGGCTCTCTGTTCCGcgagccgctgctgctgccctgCTCCCACAACATCTGCCTGGCGTGCGCGCGCAACATCAGCGTGCAGACCCCGGACGCAGAGGCTCCCGCGCAGACGCGCGCGCCCGGCTCGGACTACGACTCCCTGGACCCGGACAAGATGAGTGTGTACAGCGAGACGGACAGCGGCTACGGGTCCTACACGCCATGCCAGCTCAAGTCCCCCAACGGGGTCCGGGTGTTCCCACCCGCGCTGGGCTCGCGCCACTGCTCCCTCACCTGCCCGCTCTGCCACCGCAGCGTCTCCCTGGACGAGCGCGGGCTGCGGGGCTTCCCGCGGAACCGGCTGCTGGAGGCCATCGTCGGGCGCTACAGGCAGAGCCGCGCCGCCGCGAACCCGAACTCTTCCTCCGGCGCGTCCACGCCGAAGTGCCAACTGTGCGACCGCGGCCCGGCGGACGCTACGCTCATGTGCGAGCAGTGCGACGTCTTCTACTGCGACGCCTGCCAGCGACGGTGCCACCCGTCCCGCGGCCCGCTGGCCAAGCACCGCCtggtgccgccgccgccgccgagcCCGAGCGCGCCGCTGCCGCCCGCCGCCGCGCGGAAACCGGCCACTTGCGTGGAGCACGACGCGGAGAGCCTGAGCgtgttctgctgcagctgcagggctCCGGTGTGCGTCCGCTGCCTGGAGGACGGGCGCCACGCCACGCATGACGTCAGACCCCTGCCCGCCATGTGGAAGCAGCACAAG gtGCAGCTCTCGCAGGCGCTCAACGGCGTCTCAGACAAGGCCAAGGACGCTAAGGAGTTTCTGGTGCAGCTGAAGAACATGCTGCAGCAGATCCAG gaGAACGGCGTGGAGTTCGAGGCCTGTCTGGTGGCTCAGTGCGACTCGCTGATCGAGGCTCTGACCAGACAGAAGGCCAAGCTGATGACCAAGGTCACCAAGGAGAAGGAGCACAAGCTCAAG GTGGTGCGGGACCAGATCACCCACTGCACCATGAAGCTGCGGCAGACCACCGGCATGATGGAGTTCTGTCTGGAGGTGCTGAAGGAGAACGACCCCAGCGGCTTCCTCCAG ATCTCGGACGCCCTCATCAAGCGGGTGGTCTCGTCCCAGGACCAGTGGGTCAAAGGCGCCTTGCAGCCAAAGGTCGGGCCTGACTTTGACCTGACCCTCAACACGGACTCGCTGCTGCAGACCATCCTGCTGCTGGACTTCTGTCAGGGCAAAG ACGGGCCGGACAAACCTGTGGTGGAAGACCCGGCTGCAGACGGCACCGAGGCCCAGCTGGAGGCAGAGAGTGTGGAAG ACTCTGGACCTCCGGTGCCGGCGGctccgctgctgcagctggagaaaTGCTGCTCCGGGAACAACAGCGCCACCCTTGCCTGGAGGGTGACGGGGAGCCCTACCCACCCCATCGAGGGCTACATCCTGGAGCTGGACGATGGCAACGGGGGACAGTACCGG GAGGTCTACGTGGGGAAGGAGACGCTGTGCACGGTGGACGGACTCCACTTCAACAGCTCCTACAAGGCTCGCGTGAAAGCCTACAATGCCGCGGGGGTGGGTCCCTACAGCAAGACCGTGGTGCTGCAGACCTCCGACG TGGCGTGGTTCACCTTTGACCCCACCTCCGCCCACCGAGACATGGTCCTGACCAACGAGAACCAGACGGTGTCCTGCAACAGCTACGACGACCGAGTGGTTCTGGGGACGGCCGCCTTCTCCAAG GGCGTCCACTACTGGGAGGTCTGCATCGAACGCTACGACAACCACCCGGACCCGGCCTTCGGCGTGGCCCGCATCAACACGGTGAAGGACATGATGCTGGGGAAGGATGACAAGGCCTGGGCCATGTACGTGGACAACAACCGCTCCTGGTTCATGCACAACAACTCGCACACCAACAG GGCGGAGGGGGGCATCGCCAAGGGCTCCACCGTCGGCGTCCTGCTGGACCTCACCAAGCACACGCTGACCTTCTACATCAACAAGGTCCAGCACGGACCCACGGCCTTCGAGAACCTGGACGGCGTCTTCTTGCCTGCGGTCAGCCTCAACAGGAACGTGCAG GTCACCTTGCTCACGGGTCTGGAGGTTCCCAAGAACATCAAGCCGTAG
- the LOC128768041 gene encoding E3 ubiquitin-protein ligase TRIM9 isoform X3, whose protein sequence is MEEELKCPVCGSLFREPLLLPCSHNICLACARNISVQTPDAEAPAQTRAPGSDYDSLDPDKMSVYSETDSGYGSYTPCQLKSPNGVRVFPPALGSRHCSLTCPLCHRSVSLDERGLRGFPRNRLLEAIVGRYRQSRAAANPNSSSGASTPKCQLCDRGPADATLMCEQCDVFYCDACQRRCHPSRGPLAKHRLVPPPPPSPSAPLPPAAARKPATCVEHDAESLSVFCCSCRAPVCVRCLEDGRHATHDVRPLPAMWKQHKVQLSQALNGVSDKAKDAKEFLVQLKNMLQQIQENGVEFEACLVAQCDSLIEALTRQKAKLMTKVTKEKEHKLKVVRDQITHCTMKLRQTTGMMEFCLEVLKENDPSGFLQISDALIKRVVSSQDQWVKGALQPKVGPDFDLTLNTDSLLQTILLLDFCQGKADSGPPVPAAPLLQLEKCCSGNNSATLAWRVTGSPTHPIEGYILELDDGNGGQYREVYVGKETLCTVDGLHFNSSYKARVKAYNAAGVGPYSKTVVLQTSDVAWFTFDPTSAHRDMVLTNENQTVSCNSYDDRVVLGTAAFSKGVHYWEVCIERYDNHPDPAFGVARINTVKDMMLGKDDKAWAMYVDNNRSWFMHNNSHTNRAEGGIAKGSTVGVLLDLTKHTLTFYINKVQHGPTAFENLDGVFLPAVSLNRNVQVTLLTGLEVPKNIKP, encoded by the exons ATGGAGGAAGAGCTCAAGTGTCCGGTGTGCGGCTCTCTGTTCCGcgagccgctgctgctgccctgCTCCCACAACATCTGCCTGGCGTGCGCGCGCAACATCAGCGTGCAGACCCCGGACGCAGAGGCTCCCGCGCAGACGCGCGCGCCCGGCTCGGACTACGACTCCCTGGACCCGGACAAGATGAGTGTGTACAGCGAGACGGACAGCGGCTACGGGTCCTACACGCCATGCCAGCTCAAGTCCCCCAACGGGGTCCGGGTGTTCCCACCCGCGCTGGGCTCGCGCCACTGCTCCCTCACCTGCCCGCTCTGCCACCGCAGCGTCTCCCTGGACGAGCGCGGGCTGCGGGGCTTCCCGCGGAACCGGCTGCTGGAGGCCATCGTCGGGCGCTACAGGCAGAGCCGCGCCGCCGCGAACCCGAACTCTTCCTCCGGCGCGTCCACGCCGAAGTGCCAACTGTGCGACCGCGGCCCGGCGGACGCTACGCTCATGTGCGAGCAGTGCGACGTCTTCTACTGCGACGCCTGCCAGCGACGGTGCCACCCGTCCCGCGGCCCGCTGGCCAAGCACCGCCtggtgccgccgccgccgccgagcCCGAGCGCGCCGCTGCCGCCCGCCGCCGCGCGGAAACCGGCCACTTGCGTGGAGCACGACGCGGAGAGCCTGAGCgtgttctgctgcagctgcagggctCCGGTGTGCGTCCGCTGCCTGGAGGACGGGCGCCACGCCACGCATGACGTCAGACCCCTGCCCGCCATGTGGAAGCAGCACAAG gtGCAGCTCTCGCAGGCGCTCAACGGCGTCTCAGACAAGGCCAAGGACGCTAAGGAGTTTCTGGTGCAGCTGAAGAACATGCTGCAGCAGATCCAG gaGAACGGCGTGGAGTTCGAGGCCTGTCTGGTGGCTCAGTGCGACTCGCTGATCGAGGCTCTGACCAGACAGAAGGCCAAGCTGATGACCAAGGTCACCAAGGAGAAGGAGCACAAGCTCAAG GTGGTGCGGGACCAGATCACCCACTGCACCATGAAGCTGCGGCAGACCACCGGCATGATGGAGTTCTGTCTGGAGGTGCTGAAGGAGAACGACCCCAGCGGCTTCCTCCAG ATCTCGGACGCCCTCATCAAGCGGGTGGTCTCGTCCCAGGACCAGTGGGTCAAAGGCGCCTTGCAGCCAAAGGTCGGGCCTGACTTTGACCTGACCCTCAACACGGACTCGCTGCTGCAGACCATCCTGCTGCTGGACTTCTGTCAGGGCAAAG cAGACTCTGGACCTCCGGTGCCGGCGGctccgctgctgcagctggagaaaTGCTGCTCCGGGAACAACAGCGCCACCCTTGCCTGGAGGGTGACGGGGAGCCCTACCCACCCCATCGAGGGCTACATCCTGGAGCTGGACGATGGCAACGGGGGACAGTACCGG GAGGTCTACGTGGGGAAGGAGACGCTGTGCACGGTGGACGGACTCCACTTCAACAGCTCCTACAAGGCTCGCGTGAAAGCCTACAATGCCGCGGGGGTGGGTCCCTACAGCAAGACCGTGGTGCTGCAGACCTCCGACG TGGCGTGGTTCACCTTTGACCCCACCTCCGCCCACCGAGACATGGTCCTGACCAACGAGAACCAGACGGTGTCCTGCAACAGCTACGACGACCGAGTGGTTCTGGGGACGGCCGCCTTCTCCAAG GGCGTCCACTACTGGGAGGTCTGCATCGAACGCTACGACAACCACCCGGACCCGGCCTTCGGCGTGGCCCGCATCAACACGGTGAAGGACATGATGCTGGGGAAGGATGACAAGGCCTGGGCCATGTACGTGGACAACAACCGCTCCTGGTTCATGCACAACAACTCGCACACCAACAG GGCGGAGGGGGGCATCGCCAAGGGCTCCACCGTCGGCGTCCTGCTGGACCTCACCAAGCACACGCTGACCTTCTACATCAACAAGGTCCAGCACGGACCCACGGCCTTCGAGAACCTGGACGGCGTCTTCTTGCCTGCGGTCAGCCTCAACAGGAACGTGCAG GTCACCTTGCTCACGGGTCTGGAGGTTCCCAAGAACATCAAGCCGTAG